A portion of the Micromonospora vinacea genome contains these proteins:
- a CDS encoding PQQ-dependent sugar dehydrogenase translates to MSRRRRRPAAMLAGLLVLALAASLSPPTPVAGTAAAGPSKRAVPLAELTVVSERVAFGLQRPIAITGLPDGRMLIAEKNGTVRSYHPDTGLAPDPVIDLTARIDASDNERGLLGITPAPNFARTGMLYVAYTSLPAGALTLARVPINAPDRVQVLLTQEHAEYGNHNGGQVAFGRDGYLYWSLGDGGYANDPFKSGQNLGTLLGKILRIDVNRSCGGKPYCVPYDNPFVRTPGARPEIWVYGLRNPWKFSIDPVDNSLWIGDVGQGLIEEINHVRPSQRGANLGWSCREGTPVFDETQCRPGVRLTDPVVEYDHYMTENCSIIGGLVYRGSVTPEARGTYIASDYCSTRAFAVRPKSTGGYDSAEIGTFPTQPTAFGADVNGELYVLSDLPGWLSKVRFERVQPTPTGGATIR, encoded by the coding sequence ATGTCACGACGACGTCGTCGCCCGGCAGCCATGCTGGCCGGGTTGCTCGTTCTGGCCCTGGCTGCGTCTCTGTCGCCACCGACGCCGGTGGCCGGCACCGCTGCGGCCGGACCATCCAAACGTGCTGTGCCACTTGCTGAGCTGACCGTGGTTTCCGAACGGGTGGCTTTCGGTCTGCAGCGTCCGATCGCGATCACCGGGCTGCCGGACGGCCGGATGTTGATCGCGGAGAAGAACGGCACCGTCCGCTCCTACCACCCCGACACCGGCCTGGCACCTGACCCGGTGATCGACCTGACCGCCCGGATCGACGCGTCGGACAATGAGCGCGGCCTGCTCGGCATCACGCCTGCGCCGAACTTCGCGCGAACCGGGATGCTCTACGTGGCGTACACGAGCCTGCCGGCCGGCGCGCTGACCCTGGCGCGGGTGCCCATCAACGCTCCCGACCGGGTGCAGGTGCTGCTCACCCAGGAGCACGCCGAGTACGGCAACCACAACGGCGGCCAGGTGGCGTTCGGCCGCGACGGCTACCTCTACTGGTCCCTTGGCGACGGTGGCTACGCGAACGACCCGTTCAAGTCCGGTCAGAACCTGGGCACCCTGCTCGGCAAGATTCTGCGAATCGACGTCAACCGCTCCTGCGGGGGGAAGCCCTACTGCGTGCCCTACGACAACCCGTTCGTCCGCACGCCGGGCGCGCGTCCGGAAATCTGGGTCTACGGGCTGCGCAATCCGTGGAAGTTCTCCATCGACCCGGTCGACAACTCGCTGTGGATCGGCGATGTCGGCCAGGGCCTGATCGAGGAGATCAACCACGTCCGCCCGTCGCAGCGTGGCGCGAACCTCGGCTGGTCCTGCCGAGAGGGCACGCCGGTCTTCGACGAGACGCAGTGCCGGCCGGGTGTGCGGCTGACCGACCCGGTCGTCGAATACGACCACTACATGACGGAGAACTGCTCCATCATCGGCGGCCTGGTGTACCGGGGGTCCGTCACCCCGGAGGCGCGGGGCACCTACATCGCGAGCGACTACTGCTCGACCCGCGCGTTCGCCGTGCGTCCCAAGTCCACGGGTGGCTACGACTCCGCTGAGATCGGCACCTTCCCCACCCAGCCGACGGCGTTCGGCGCCGATGTGAACGGCGAGCTGTACGTGCTCAGTGACCTCCCGGGATGGCTGAGCAAGGTGCGGTTCGAGCGGGTCCAGCCGACCCCCACCGGCGGGGCGACGATCCGCTGA
- a CDS encoding DUF6896 domain-containing protein, whose translation MGEESELAIAAVRRYAVALRHIQSRLFDAYPDVSGIKDLMTAVRHKRTLPRAGMSSTGVEYAIHGAGCQMTDEVGRVVDVDLVGDVEAFDAWRIRWFLDEQSDAGPSVEELRTACSHLASTGELLEVQAGSWYALPDRRGKGH comes from the coding sequence ATGGGCGAGGAATCTGAGCTGGCGATCGCCGCGGTTCGACGCTACGCCGTCGCTTTGCGGCACATCCAGTCGCGCTTGTTCGATGCCTATCCAGACGTCAGCGGCATCAAGGACCTGATGACGGCGGTGAGGCACAAGCGAACGTTGCCGCGAGCGGGCATGTCGAGCACGGGCGTCGAGTACGCGATCCACGGCGCCGGCTGTCAGATGACTGATGAGGTGGGCCGGGTGGTCGACGTCGATCTGGTCGGTGATGTTGAGGCGTTCGACGCCTGGCGGATCCGATGGTTCCTCGACGAACAGTCGGACGCCGGGCCCTCGGTCGAGGAGCTACGCACAGCGTGCTCTCACCTCGCCAGCACTGGTGAACTGTTGGAAGTGCAGGCAGGCAGCTGGTACGCCCTGCCCGATCGTCGGGGAAAGGGCCACTGA